In a single window of the Nodularia spumigena CCY9414 genome:
- a CDS encoding pentapeptide repeat-containing protein, producing MNTRLNNRIGASILSVLLWVVVGITTIVGYTPTALALEYNKEILVEADFSGRDLTDSSFTKANLRQSDFNHANLRGVSFFAANLESANLESADLSFATLDSARLIKANLTNAILEGAFASNARFDGAIIDGADFTDILLRQDEEKKLCQLAKGTNPVTGRNTRDTLFCP from the coding sequence ATGAATACTAGATTAAATAATCGAATTGGAGCCAGTATACTCAGTGTATTGCTTTGGGTAGTAGTTGGCATCACAACAATTGTCGGCTATACGCCCACAGCTTTAGCCCTGGAATATAATAAGGAGATTTTGGTAGAGGCTGATTTTTCTGGACGTGATTTAACAGACTCTAGTTTTACTAAAGCTAATCTCCGCCAAAGTGACTTTAACCATGCTAATTTGCGCGGTGTCAGCTTTTTTGCCGCAAATTTAGAATCGGCAAATTTAGAAAGTGCTGATTTGTCTTTCGCTACTTTAGATTCAGCGCGACTGATTAAAGCTAATTTGACAAACGCGATTTTAGAAGGTGCGTTTGCTTCTAACGCTCGGTTTGATGGTGCAATTATTGATGGAGCCGATTTTACTGATATTCTGCTGCGTCAGGATGAGGAAAAAAAATTGTGTCAACTGGCTAAGGGTACTAATCCTGTGACTGGGCGAAATACCAGGGATACGTTATTTTGTCCGTAG
- a CDS encoding type I restriction enzyme HsdR N-terminal domain-containing protein yields MVRSIAAKDVTLGELKQNFGIQIVQDATFFPEWLDGLEALNKEEQHLLDRVKANFLELMDDPPMLENTVKMVVLAPLLDLAGFYHKPFRIETETSLALEMEDEGTIIRGRIDVLVLKNRLWLLVIESKRSDFAVTRAIPQALAYMLGNEETVLPTFGMITNGNEFLFLKVLKHEYANSRLFSLVNPDNELYSVLQVLKRLGMEAIAFSAT; encoded by the coding sequence ATGGTTCGGTCTATTGCGGCCAAGGATGTGACGCTAGGGGAATTAAAGCAAAATTTTGGCATTCAAATCGTTCAAGATGCTACTTTTTTTCCTGAGTGGTTGGATGGGCTTGAGGCTTTGAACAAAGAAGAGCAACATTTATTAGATCGGGTGAAGGCTAATTTTTTAGAATTGATGGATGATCCCCCAATGCTAGAAAATACGGTGAAGATGGTGGTACTTGCGCCCTTGTTAGATTTAGCTGGTTTTTATCATAAGCCATTTAGGATTGAAACAGAAACGAGTTTGGCTTTAGAAATGGAGGATGAAGGAACGATTATTCGGGGGCGGATTGATGTTTTGGTGTTAAAAAATCGGCTTTGGTTGTTGGTAATTGAATCAAAACGGAGTGATTTTGCGGTGACACGCGCAATTCCTCAAGCTTTGGCTTATATGTTGGGTAATGAGGAAACTGTGCTACCAACCTTTGGTATGATTACCAATGGTAATGAGTTTTTATTTTTAAAGGTATTGAAACATGAATATGCTAATTCGCGGCTGTTTTCTTTGGTAAATCCTGATAATGAGCTTTATAGTGTATTACAGGTATTGAAGCGTTTGGGAATGGAGGCGATCGCGTTCAGCGCGACATAG
- a CDS encoding protochlorophyllide oxidoreductase yields MTHAERQAFMKTSPLGQLFGVSHLLPEVEDLTSSNHASTDKATVVNTLSDNEQTFNYEMLEPCTRGRGKWLKKPLSWRQLYLQFSS; encoded by the coding sequence ATGACTCACGCCGAAAGGCAAGCTTTTATGAAAACATCTCCTTTAGGACAACTATTTGGAGTGTCACATTTACTCCCTGAAGTTGAAGATTTAACGAGCAGCAACCATGCTTCAACAGATAAAGCAACAGTAGTAAATACATTATCTGACAACGAACAGACGTTTAACTATGAGATGTTAGAGCCTTGCACAAGAGGTCGTGGTAAGTGGTTGAAAAAACCCTTATCTTGGAGACAACTGTACTTGCAGTTCTCCTCTTAA
- a CDS encoding Uma2 family endonuclease codes for MSLTNAKRFTIDEYHRMAELGFFAEDDRVELIDGEIVQMVAKGTPHSVCETLLFRELIKLVADSALVRGQQPIIISEHSEPEPDLAIVRNVDDNYLSAHPQPSDVLLVIEVADSSLKYDQEIKLPLYAKAGINNYWIFNLVDNYLECYSEPYQGLQEKFGYRRKLIFLPNETVNLPVFPDLVLDLSQVFPRR; via the coding sequence ATGAGCCTAACTAATGCTAAACGCTTCACCATAGATGAATATCACCGGATGGCAGAACTCGGCTTCTTTGCGGAGGATGACCGAGTTGAACTAATTGATGGAGAAATAGTCCAGATGGTTGCTAAAGGTACACCGCACTCTGTTTGTGAAACACTTTTATTTAGGGAGTTAATCAAGCTTGTAGCAGACAGTGCTTTAGTACGAGGTCAACAACCAATTATCATCTCCGAACACAGTGAACCTGAACCAGATTTAGCCATTGTGCGTAATGTTGATGATAATTATCTTTCTGCTCATCCTCAGCCATCTGATGTATTGCTGGTAATTGAGGTTGCTGATTCCTCTTTAAAATATGACCAAGAGATAAAATTACCGCTTTATGCAAAAGCAGGTATTAATAATTATTGGATATTTAATTTAGTAGATAATTATCTAGAGTGTTATAGTGAACCTTATCAAGGTTTACAAGAAAAATTTGGTTATCGCCGCAAGTTAATTTTCTTGCCTAACGAAACAGTTAATTTACCCGTTTTTCCTGATTTAGTTTTGGATTTATCCCAGGTATTTCCCAGAAGATAG
- a CDS encoding YraN family protein — translation MANPPPSHYPDIGELGEDLVAQWLHSTGWEILHRRFFSRWGEIDIIAQLREKNLCVHQLPQVAFVEVKTRSQRNWDLGGKCAITRQKQAKIERTATIFLAEYPEKADYPCRFDVAIVYCQRISKQRPGLTLTPEPLASLSADGYQFYLQEYLPAAFDSVDG, via the coding sequence ATGGCGAACCCTCCTCCCTCTCATTATCCCGATATTGGTGAATTAGGAGAAGACCTCGTAGCACAATGGTTACATTCTACAGGCTGGGAGATTTTGCATCGTCGCTTTTTCAGTCGTTGGGGAGAAATCGACATTATCGCCCAGCTTCGGGAAAAAAATCTCTGTGTTCACCAATTACCCCAAGTAGCATTTGTGGAAGTGAAAACCCGTAGTCAAAGAAATTGGGATCTAGGGGGTAAATGTGCCATCACACGACAAAAGCAAGCAAAAATTGAGCGGACGGCGACAATATTTTTAGCTGAATATCCTGAAAAAGCTGATTACCCATGTCGCTTTGATGTTGCTATTGTCTACTGTCAGCGAATATCAAAACAGCGTCCTGGGCTGACATTGACTCCAGAACCTTTAGCTAGCTTATCAGCAGATGGATACCAATTTTATCTGCAAGAATATCTACCAGCAGCTTTTGACTCTGTTGATGGCTGA
- a CDS encoding protochlorophyllide reductase, with the protein MAQDQKSTVVITGASSGVGLQAARALSQKGWYVVMACRNLSKAENAAKSLGMEPDSYTVMHIDLGSLESVRQFVKDFRASGKSLDALVCNAAIYMPLIKEPLRSPEGYELSVATNHLGHFLLCNLLLEDLKNSPSSEPRLVILGTVTHNPKELGGKIPPRPDLGDLQGFAAGFKEPIAMIDGKKFEPVKAYKDSKVCNVLTMRELHRRYHESHGITFSSLYPGCVATTALFRNHYPLFQKIFPLFQRYITGGFVTEEESGDRVAEVVSDPQYNQSGAYWSWGNRQKKNGKSFLQEVSNEASDDDKAERMWELSAKLVGLA; encoded by the coding sequence ATGGCACAAGATCAGAAGTCAACAGTCGTAATCACGGGCGCTTCCTCTGGGGTGGGTTTGCAAGCCGCGAGAGCGCTTTCCCAAAAGGGGTGGTATGTTGTGATGGCCTGTCGGAATTTATCGAAGGCGGAAAATGCTGCTAAATCTCTGGGGATGGAGCCGGATAGCTACACAGTCATGCATATTGACTTAGGCTCTTTGGAGAGTGTGCGGCAATTTGTGAAGGATTTTAGAGCCAGTGGTAAGTCCTTGGATGCTTTGGTGTGCAATGCGGCTATTTATATGCCTTTAATCAAGGAACCATTGCGAAGCCCTGAAGGATATGAGTTGAGTGTGGCGACAAATCACCTTGGTCATTTCCTGCTGTGTAACCTGCTTTTGGAAGATTTGAAAAATTCACCTTCTTCTGAGCCGAGGTTGGTGATTTTGGGAACTGTGACGCACAATCCCAAGGAGTTGGGCGGGAAGATTCCACCACGTCCAGATTTGGGCGATTTGCAGGGTTTTGCGGCAGGTTTTAAAGAACCGATCGCTATGATAGATGGTAAGAAGTTTGAACCTGTGAAGGCTTATAAGGATAGTAAGGTGTGTAATGTGTTGACTATGAGGGAGCTACATCGGCGCTATCATGAGTCACACGGTATCACTTTTAGCTCTCTTTATCCTGGTTGTGTGGCAACAACGGCTTTGTTTAGAAATCATTATCCTTTGTTTCAGAAGATTTTCCCTCTTTTCCAAAGGTATATTACTGGGGGTTTTGTGACTGAGGAAGAATCAGGCGATCGCGTGGCGGAAGTTGTCAGCGATCCTCAATATAATCAATCTGGTGCTTATTGGAGTTGGGGAAATCGACAAAAGAAAAATGGTAAGTCGTTTCTACAAGAGGTTTCTAATGAAGCCAGTGATGATGATAAGGCTGAACGGATGTGGGAGTTAAGCGCTAAGTTGGTGGGATTGGCTTAA
- the dnaG gene encoding DNA primase, whose translation MQIPRLHPDTIEEIKQRADIVDVVSDHVVLRKRGKDFVGLCPFHDEKTPSFTVSQTKQMYYCFGCQAGGNAIKFLMDLGKHSFAEVVLDLARRYQVPVQTLAPEQRQELQRQISLREQLYEVLASTGQFYQHALRQSQGQKAYQYLQSERQLKEETIQQFGLGYAPAGWETLHRYLVEDKRYPVQLVEKAGLIKPRKEGGGYYDVFRDRLMIPIRDIQGRVIAFGGRTLSEEQPKYLNSPETELFSKGKTLFALDIAKDGISQLDQAVVVEGYFDAIALHAAGINNAVASLGTALSIEQVRLILRYTESKQLVLNFDADKAGNIAAERAIGEIATLAYKGEVQLKILNIPDGKDADEYLYTHTPFDYEQLLANAPLWLNWQIEQIIQNRDLKQATDFQQVSQQVVKLLKNIDNSDTRNYYVSYCAEILSLGDARLIPLRVENLLTQIAPTTATRNKPLSSKKKFTQSPIPGDKSLLELAEALLLRIYLHCPEQRQIIFNTLEERNLEFSLSHHRLLWQKILGSTGEEVDFVSSLQDRYLELSEEIASISHLFHLNEKSQKEILRTPQAVQAAVACMERVLIEKRYRYFLELWEKTDSQAEPEKWQSYYQSFYHEKMRLQELDRQRQFSITDLL comes from the coding sequence ATGCAAATTCCCCGCTTGCACCCAGACACAATTGAGGAAATTAAACAACGTGCTGATATTGTTGATGTTGTTTCAGACCACGTAGTTTTACGCAAGCGTGGTAAAGATTTTGTGGGTTTGTGTCCCTTCCATGATGAGAAAACTCCCAGTTTCACAGTCAGTCAAACCAAGCAAATGTACTATTGTTTCGGTTGTCAAGCTGGGGGAAATGCCATTAAATTTTTAATGGACTTGGGAAAACACTCTTTTGCAGAGGTGGTGTTAGATTTAGCCCGACGTTATCAAGTCCCTGTACAAACTCTCGCACCAGAACAACGCCAAGAATTACAGCGTCAAATTTCTTTACGTGAACAGTTATATGAGGTTCTGGCTTCTACCGGACAGTTTTATCAACACGCCCTTAGACAAAGCCAAGGACAAAAAGCGTATCAGTATTTGCAATCTGAGCGCCAACTGAAGGAGGAAACTATTCAGCAGTTTGGTTTAGGTTATGCACCCGCAGGTTGGGAAACTCTACATCGCTATCTGGTGGAGGATAAACGTTACCCAGTGCAGTTGGTGGAAAAAGCCGGGTTAATTAAGCCCAGGAAGGAGGGAGGCGGTTATTATGATGTGTTTCGCGATCGCCTGATGATTCCCATCCGCGATATCCAAGGACGGGTAATTGCTTTTGGTGGAAGAACTCTATCTGAGGAGCAACCAAAGTATTTAAATTCACCAGAAACCGAACTTTTTAGTAAGGGGAAAACTCTATTCGCCCTGGATATAGCCAAAGACGGAATTTCTCAACTGGATCAAGCCGTAGTGGTAGAAGGCTATTTTGATGCGATCGCCCTTCATGCTGCGGGTATTAATAACGCTGTGGCTTCTCTAGGTACAGCTTTAAGCATTGAACAAGTCAGATTAATCTTACGCTACACCGAATCGAAACAATTAGTCCTCAACTTTGATGCTGACAAAGCAGGTAATATCGCCGCAGAAAGAGCCATTGGAGAAATTGCCACACTAGCATATAAAGGCGAAGTCCAACTCAAAATTCTCAATATCCCTGATGGTAAAGATGCTGATGAATATTTGTACACTCATACACCATTCGACTATGAACAACTGCTAGCAAACGCCCCACTGTGGCTGAATTGGCAAATTGAGCAAATTATTCAAAATCGCGATTTAAAACAAGCTACAGACTTTCAGCAAGTTAGTCAGCAGGTTGTAAAATTACTGAAAAATATAGATAACAGCGACACCCGAAATTATTACGTTTCTTACTGTGCCGAAATCCTCAGCTTAGGTGATGCGAGACTCATACCCCTGCGAGTAGAAAATCTATTAACTCAAATTGCACCAACTACCGCCACAAGAAATAAACCTTTATCCAGTAAAAAGAAATTCACCCAATCCCCAATCCCAGGGGATAAAAGTCTTTTAGAATTAGCAGAAGCCTTACTATTACGAATTTATTTGCACTGTCCCGAACAGCGTCAAATTATTTTTAACACCTTAGAAGAACGAAATTTAGAATTTAGCCTTTCCCACCATCGATTATTGTGGCAGAAGATTTTAGGGTCAACGGGGGAAGAAGTAGACTTTGTATCAAGTTTGCAAGATAGATATTTAGAATTATCAGAAGAAATAGCATCAATTTCCCACTTATTTCATCTGAACGAGAAAAGCCAAAAAGAAATACTACGGACACCCCAAGCCGTTCAAGCTGCTGTTGCTTGTATGGAGAGAGTATTAATAGAAAAGCGCTATCGTTACTTTTTAGAACTGTGGGAAAAAACCGATTCCCAAGCCGAACCAGAAAAATGGCAATCTTATTATCAATCTTTCTACCATGAAAAAATGCGCCTGCAAGAACTAGATCGTCAACGCCAATTTTCCATTACAGACTTACTTTAA
- the trxA gene encoding thioredoxin: MATKKQFNSFEEMLSGSDVPVLVDFYADWCGPCQMIVPILEQVNAQLQNSVRIVKIDTEKYSALASQYQINALPTLVLFKQGQPVEKIEGVMQAEQLVQHLKNFL; the protein is encoded by the coding sequence ATGGCTACAAAAAAACAATTCAACAGTTTTGAAGAGATGTTATCAGGTTCTGATGTCCCTGTGTTGGTAGATTTTTATGCTGATTGGTGTGGTCCTTGTCAGATGATAGTGCCAATTTTAGAGCAAGTTAACGCCCAATTACAAAATAGTGTGCGGATTGTCAAAATTGACACAGAAAAGTATTCCGCCCTAGCAAGTCAGTACCAAATTAATGCTTTACCGACATTGGTACTATTTAAACAGGGTCAGCCAGTAGAGAAAATTGAGGGAGTTATGCAAGCAGAACAATTGGTGCAACATCTCAAAAATTTCCTTTAA
- the fabG gene encoding 3-oxoacyl-[acyl-carrier-protein] reductase gives MKLLQGQVAIITGASRGIGRAIALELATQGATIIVNYANYSGAAESVVADIIADGGQAIALQADVSQAQQVDTLISTVMEKFKRIDILVNNAGITRDTLLLRMKPEDWQAVIDLNLTGVFLCTRAVSKIMLKQRSGRIINIASVAGQMGNPGQANYSAAKAGVIGFTKTVAKELASRGITVNAVAPGFIATDMTSSLSNTEDILKYIPLGRYGQPEEIAGMVRFLAADPAAAYITGQVFNVDGGMVMA, from the coding sequence ATGAAACTTTTACAGGGGCAAGTTGCAATTATTACAGGTGCTTCACGGGGAATTGGCCGGGCGATCGCTCTTGAATTAGCAACCCAAGGAGCGACTATAATAGTTAATTATGCTAATTATAGCGGTGCTGCTGAGAGTGTAGTTGCAGACATTATTGCAGATGGAGGACAGGCGATCGCATTACAAGCAGACGTATCCCAAGCCCAGCAAGTAGATACACTAATTAGCACCGTCATGGAAAAATTCAAGCGCATTGATATCTTAGTCAATAACGCCGGAATTACCCGCGACACCCTCCTATTACGCATGAAACCAGAAGATTGGCAAGCCGTAATAGACCTTAATTTAACAGGTGTATTCTTATGTACAAGAGCAGTCAGTAAAATCATGCTCAAACAACGTTCAGGAAGAATTATAAATATTGCCTCCGTCGCCGGACAAATGGGAAATCCAGGTCAAGCCAACTACAGCGCCGCCAAAGCCGGAGTCATCGGCTTTACAAAAACCGTCGCCAAAGAACTAGCCTCGCGTGGAATCACAGTCAACGCCGTCGCCCCTGGTTTCATCGCTACAGACATGACCAGCAGTCTCAGCAACACCGAAGATATATTAAAATATATCCCCCTCGGTCGCTACGGTCAACCAGAAGAAATAGCCGGCATGGTGCGCTTCCTAGCCGCCGATCCTGCTGCTGCTTATATCACCGGACAAGTCTTTAACGTTGATGGTGGCATGGTCATGGCATAA